A portion of the Desulfurobacterium atlanticum genome contains these proteins:
- a CDS encoding glucosaminidase domain-containing protein: MKKSCFFLFFFVILFTISGCETKQENFSEKRYESSVKTKPAQLEKKVESETFCEEISATPNFNKERLLKLPPPKRKKLFISIITPAVLKANCIIEKERKVFLKIKGKIESGKQLTEKEKQLLEKLKKNYESNDLNELYYRINTLPPSIVIAQAAIESGWGTSRFFIEGNNLFGIWTFSNSTEHIKAKYGKAKVKKYKSPLYSIEDYYHNINTGWAYEELRKARLKTKDPLILADYLKNYSILREEYVRRIKRVITKNNLQKFDKCTYTNCTIDL; the protein is encoded by the coding sequence ATGAAAAAAAGCTGTTTCTTTCTGTTTTTCTTTGTGATTTTATTTACAATCTCAGGATGTGAAACGAAGCAGGAAAACTTTTCAGAAAAAAGGTATGAAAGTTCCGTAAAAACCAAACCTGCCCAACTTGAGAAAAAGGTAGAAAGTGAAACCTTCTGTGAAGAAATCTCAGCAACACCAAACTTTAACAAAGAAAGACTCCTTAAACTTCCTCCACCTAAAAGAAAAAAACTTTTTATATCCATAATAACACCTGCTGTTCTTAAAGCAAACTGCATAATAGAAAAAGAACGAAAAGTTTTTCTTAAAATCAAAGGAAAAATAGAATCAGGAAAACAGCTAACAGAAAAGGAAAAACAACTCCTTGAAAAACTTAAAAAGAACTACGAAAGCAATGACCTAAACGAACTTTACTACAGAATAAACACCCTGCCTCCAAGTATAGTTATAGCTCAAGCTGCCATAGAAAGTGGCTGGGGAACATCTCGTTTCTTTATAGAGGGAAATAATCTCTTTGGCATATGGACATTTTCAAACAGCACAGAACACATCAAAGCAAAATACGGAAAAGCAAAAGTTAAGAAGTATAAATCCCCTCTCTACTCTATAGAAGATTATTACCATAACATCAATACTGGATGGGCGTATGAAGAACTGAGAAAAGCACGGTTAAAGACAAAAGACCCATTAATACTTGCAGACTATCTAAAAAATTACTCTATATTAAGAGAAGAGTACGTAAGGAGGATAAAACGTGTTATCACAAAAAACAATCTTCAAAAGTTTGATAAATGCACTTATACTAACTGCACTATTGACCTTTAA
- a CDS encoding polysaccharide deacetylase family protein — protein MLSQKTIFKSLINALILTALLTFKAYSSSANILIYHKFDEKNSPSTSVSMKDFKMQMEYLKNNNYNVVSLKEIIDYLKTGKPIPPKTVAITIDDGYRSTMKAFKILKKYNFPFTLFLYAEGISRHYPAYLTPKELTEIANYPKVSFGNHSYSHKRFAKLIKTMDKKKYKQLIKQDTLKAQEIIKKLTGKNTSFYAFPYGEYNKTYIEALKELNLFKGIFSQDSAAVSNLTPVYLIPRKPVVGSWSTMRKFRKMLEKEALPVIKHNPPADYIKENLINIYAEIENPENYKNCHIYISEKGWIKARKIGNRIESTKPLKITRWKNRISIECYNRKTGNFANYIWMIIH, from the coding sequence GTGTTATCACAAAAAACAATCTTCAAAAGTTTGATAAATGCACTTATACTAACTGCACTATTGACCTTTAAAGCATACAGTTCAAGTGCAAATATACTCATCTATCACAAATTTGACGAAAAAAACAGCCCATCCACTTCTGTATCAATGAAAGACTTCAAAATGCAGATGGAATACTTAAAAAACAACAATTACAACGTCGTTTCCCTGAAAGAAATCATTGACTACCTGAAAACAGGAAAACCCATTCCTCCTAAAACAGTTGCCATAACCATAGATGACGGCTACCGCTCCACAATGAAAGCTTTTAAAATACTAAAAAAATATAACTTCCCCTTTACTTTATTCCTATATGCAGAAGGAATCAGCAGACATTATCCGGCATATCTCACACCTAAAGAACTAACAGAGATAGCTAATTATCCAAAAGTTTCCTTTGGCAACCACTCATACAGCCACAAACGATTTGCCAAACTCATTAAAACAATGGATAAAAAAAAGTATAAACAACTTATAAAACAAGATACACTAAAAGCTCAGGAAATCATAAAAAAATTAACAGGAAAAAATACATCTTTCTACGCCTTTCCCTACGGTGAATACAATAAAACCTACATAGAAGCACTAAAAGAACTGAACCTTTTCAAGGGAATATTCTCTCAAGACAGTGCCGCAGTTTCAAATCTAACCCCCGTATATCTCATTCCGAGAAAACCGGTAGTTGGAAGCTGGAGCACAATGAGAAAATTCAGAAAAATGCTTGAAAAGGAAGCCCTACCTGTTATAAAACACAATCCACCGGCAGATTACATAAAAGAAAACTTAATAAATATCTACGCCGAAATAGAAAACCCGGAAAACTACAAAAACTGCCACATCTACATATCAGAAAAAGGCTGGATAAAAGCAAGAAAAATCGGCAACAGAATAGAAAGCACAAAACCTTTAAAAATTACAAGATGGAAAAACAGAATCTCCATTGAATGCTACAACAGAAAAACCGGAAATTTTGCCAATTATATCTGGATGATAATCCACTGA
- a CDS encoding NADH-dependent [FeFe] hydrogenase, group A6, whose amino-acid sequence MAKTVNLKINGKNYVVESGQTILDVCNKLGIYIPTLCFMKGISEGGHCGLCVVEVKGARTLLRACITEVFEGMEVITDSPFVRDVRKTVFEMILADHKVECPVCKRDETCEIKKVAKYMGLPEFDFPELCEIEFKDNSIISREPAKCIKCKRCISTCQLIPGIGIYGFVGKGHEATVEPPESVSMDETPCIVCGQCVVRCPVGALTERDDIDKVLEVLADEKKTVFVSFAPSVRVAIGEAFGMEPGTVVVGKLVSALRKLGFDRVYDVNFGADLTIVEEANELIERIKGDKPLPMATSCCPGWVNFVERFYPEFIPYLSTCKSPQAMLGALVKAYMVEKEGISKENIVHVTVMPCTAKKYEAARDELAGDTDIVLTTRELGRLLKMFNIDIRDLPEDEADKPFGEYTGAGTIFGVTGGVMEAALRTAADWLSGGSFDKIEFESVRGFEDLKFADVEVGDKKIKVAVAHTLSAAVRLLEMIKNKEVDIHFFEVMACPGGCIGGGGQPIPTTKDILRKRAEGLYSDDEKRILRKSHENPYIKAAYEMFLGEIGGEKAHKLLHTTYSRRPCWEAVFLKK is encoded by the coding sequence ATGGCTAAAACCGTGAATTTAAAAATAAACGGGAAAAATTATGTTGTGGAATCCGGGCAGACTATTCTTGATGTGTGCAATAAGCTTGGCATTTACATTCCAACTCTCTGTTTTATGAAAGGGATTAGTGAAGGTGGACATTGTGGCCTGTGTGTTGTTGAGGTTAAAGGAGCGAGGACACTTTTAAGGGCCTGTATTACTGAAGTTTTTGAAGGGATGGAAGTAATAACAGATTCTCCGTTCGTAAGAGATGTGAGGAAGACTGTTTTTGAGATGATTCTTGCTGACCATAAAGTAGAATGTCCTGTATGTAAAAGGGACGAAACATGTGAGATAAAGAAAGTTGCAAAGTATATGGGGCTTCCTGAGTTTGACTTTCCAGAGCTCTGTGAAATTGAGTTTAAGGATAACTCCATAATCAGCCGTGAACCTGCAAAGTGTATTAAGTGTAAAAGATGTATATCAACCTGTCAGCTTATTCCCGGAATAGGGATTTACGGATTTGTCGGTAAAGGGCATGAAGCTACGGTTGAGCCGCCGGAATCTGTTTCTATGGATGAAACACCCTGTATAGTTTGTGGTCAGTGTGTTGTTAGGTGTCCCGTAGGAGCTTTAACAGAGAGAGATGATATAGATAAGGTTCTTGAAGTTTTAGCAGATGAAAAGAAAACAGTATTTGTTTCTTTTGCGCCTTCTGTAAGGGTGGCAATAGGGGAAGCTTTTGGAATGGAGCCTGGAACGGTTGTTGTAGGTAAGCTTGTTTCAGCTTTAAGAAAGCTTGGATTTGACAGGGTTTATGATGTTAACTTTGGTGCTGACCTTACAATCGTTGAGGAAGCAAATGAACTTATAGAAAGGATAAAAGGGGATAAGCCTTTACCTATGGCAACTTCCTGCTGTCCGGGATGGGTGAATTTTGTTGAAAGATTTTATCCGGAGTTTATTCCTTATCTTTCAACCTGTAAATCTCCTCAGGCGATGCTTGGTGCTCTTGTGAAGGCTTATATGGTTGAAAAAGAGGGTATTTCAAAAGAAAACATTGTTCATGTTACTGTTATGCCGTGTACAGCTAAAAAGTATGAAGCTGCAAGAGATGAGCTTGCAGGGGATACCGATATTGTTTTAACCACAAGAGAACTGGGAAGACTTTTAAAGATGTTTAATATAGATATCAGAGATTTACCGGAAGATGAAGCTGATAAACCGTTTGGTGAATATACAGGTGCAGGAACGATTTTCGGTGTAACAGGTGGTGTTATGGAAGCAGCTTTGAGAACGGCTGCCGATTGGCTGTCAGGCGGTTCTTTTGATAAGATAGAGTTTGAATCTGTAAGGGGATTTGAGGATTTAAAATTTGCCGATGTTGAGGTCGGAGATAAAAAAATAAAGGTTGCAGTAGCGCACACTCTGTCTGCGGCGGTTCGTCTTCTTGAGATGATAAAAAATAAGGAAGTTGATATCCATTTCTTTGAAGTTATGGCCTGCCCCGGCGGATGTATCGGCGGCGGCGGTCAGCCTATTCCGACGACAAAAGATATTTTGAGAAAAAGGGCTGAAGGTCTTTACAGTGATGATGAGAAAAGAATTCTCAGAAAATCTCATGAAAATCCTTATATAAAAGCTGCGTATGAGATGTTTTTAGGTGAAATTGGCGGAGAGAAGGCTCATAAGCTTCTTCATACCACTTACAGCAGAAGACCCTGCTGGGAAGCTGTGTTTTTGAAGAAATAA
- a CDS encoding complex I 51 kDa subunit family protein: MIDFKVIGEPIILKNARKICPENIEKCIEAGRYSALKKALTQMTPLQVIEEVKKSQLRGRGGAGFPTGLKLELAAKESSDVKYIVVNGEEGEPGTFKDRIIMEDSPHLLIEGTILAGYAVGAKKAIVCIRCDYVHAIKRMEKAIKDAYEKGFLGENIFGTDFSFDMVIERGAGAYICGEETALLEMIEGKRGEPRKKPPFPPQKGLYGKPTVVNNVETLANLPFIINEGADRFLEFGVEGSHGTKLFSLSGDINWRGLIEIPFGATLREIINLAGGIRHNRRLKAVILGGVSGTLVRSDEVDIPVDYKSLGIIEAGPGCGTVIVLDETRDIVDVAENIMEFFKTESCGKCRPCSLGTVTLCKLIHKIKTGEGTVEDLEKIEKVSIGMRKASFCGLGQTAPNIVYQSIQKFKEEWLAHIKGGNDG; this comes from the coding sequence ATGATTGATTTTAAAGTTATTGGTGAACCTATAATTCTTAAGAATGCACGGAAAATATGTCCTGAAAATATAGAAAAATGTATAGAAGCAGGAAGATACAGTGCTTTAAAAAAAGCCCTTACGCAGATGACTCCCTTGCAGGTTATAGAGGAGGTTAAAAAGTCTCAGTTAAGGGGAAGAGGTGGAGCAGGTTTCCCAACAGGATTAAAGCTTGAACTTGCTGCTAAAGAGAGCTCAGATGTTAAATATATAGTTGTTAACGGTGAAGAGGGAGAACCTGGAACTTTTAAAGATAGGATCATAATGGAGGATTCTCCCCATCTTTTAATAGAAGGAACAATTCTGGCCGGATATGCTGTTGGTGCAAAAAAAGCTATAGTGTGTATAAGATGTGATTATGTTCATGCAATTAAAAGGATGGAGAAAGCTATAAAAGATGCTTATGAGAAAGGTTTTCTTGGAGAAAATATTTTTGGTACCGATTTCTCCTTTGATATGGTTATAGAAAGGGGTGCCGGTGCGTATATTTGCGGTGAGGAAACAGCACTTCTTGAGATGATAGAGGGAAAGAGAGGAGAGCCGAGAAAGAAACCTCCGTTTCCTCCCCAAAAAGGACTTTATGGAAAACCTACAGTAGTAAATAATGTTGAAACCCTTGCAAATTTACCTTTTATAATAAATGAAGGTGCTGATAGGTTTTTAGAGTTTGGAGTGGAAGGTTCTCATGGAACGAAACTTTTTTCTCTTTCCGGGGATATAAACTGGAGAGGATTGATAGAGATTCCTTTCGGAGCAACATTACGGGAAATCATCAATCTTGCAGGTGGAATAAGACATAACAGAAGACTTAAAGCTGTTATTTTAGGTGGTGTTTCAGGAACGCTTGTTAGAAGTGATGAGGTGGATATTCCTGTTGATTATAAGTCTCTTGGTATTATTGAAGCAGGACCTGGGTGTGGGACGGTTATTGTTCTTGATGAGACAAGAGATATTGTTGATGTTGCAGAGAATATTATGGAATTTTTTAAAACAGAATCCTGCGGAAAATGTAGGCCTTGTAGTCTTGGAACGGTTACTTTATGTAAGCTGATTCACAAAATCAAGACAGGTGAAGGGACAGTTGAAGATCTTGAGAAGATAGAAAAGGTTTCAATAGGAATGAGAAAGGCATCCTTCTGTGGTCTTGGACAGACGGCACCCAATATAGTTTATCAATCTATTCAAAAGTTTAAAGAGGAGTGGCTTGCCCATATAAAAGGGGGTAATGATGGCTAA
- a CDS encoding complex I 24 kDa subunit family protein, with product MKEDNLFLIEELLKIQEESGFHYIPSEKVLDVAKKFSKSPSEIYSIISFYPRLSNKPRGKYLIRVCENLPCHIEGAEEVVEAIKEYLGIDFGEATPDGKFYLEKTSCLGLCAIAPVILINNKPYGHLTPAKVKEVLRGYMEERND from the coding sequence ATGAAAGAGGATAATCTTTTTTTAATTGAGGAACTTTTGAAGATTCAGGAAGAATCTGGGTTCCATTATATTCCGTCTGAGAAGGTTCTTGATGTGGCAAAAAAGTTTTCTAAAAGTCCTTCAGAAATATATTCTATCATCTCTTTTTATCCGAGACTTTCAAATAAACCTCGTGGAAAGTATCTTATAAGGGTTTGTGAAAACCTTCCGTGTCATATAGAAGGAGCTGAGGAGGTTGTGGAGGCTATAAAGGAGTATCTTGGAATAGATTTTGGAGAAGCAACTCCTGACGGTAAGTTTTATCTTGAAAAAACATCGTGTCTTGGGTTGTGTGCCATTGCTCCTGTTATTCTTATCAATAATAAGCCTTACGGTCATCTTACCCCTGCAAAGGTGAAGGAGGTTTTAAGGGGCTATATGGAGGAGAGGAATGATTGA
- the pdxA gene encoding 4-hydroxythreonine-4-phosphate dehydrogenase PdxA, whose amino-acid sequence MKKVGITLGDPAGVGPEIFIKSLTYLEEYDVSFKVYGSKAVLDFYSRLLGISLESFPGNVFFEDVCSVSDFIPGKVSVEAGKAQFEYLKSAVSAVKSGGIDAIVTLPINKESIKSAGFNFPGHTEYFASEFKIKDFAMMLANSKLKVVLETTHIPLNKVANRISSDSIFKKLLLIDRYFPGEKIAVAGLNPHAGESGLFGDEEERVIKPAIKKARDLGLKVYGPFPSDTVFNRAVSGEFGTVLCMYHDQGLIPVKLTGFEETVNVTLGLPFVRTSVGHGTAYDIAGKGIASVKSFISAVDLAVKMLG is encoded by the coding sequence ATAAAAAAAGTTGGGATAACTCTTGGAGATCCGGCCGGAGTTGGGCCAGAGATTTTTATAAAAAGTCTTACCTATTTAGAAGAATATGATGTTTCTTTTAAAGTTTATGGTTCAAAAGCGGTCTTAGACTTTTACTCAAGACTGCTGGGGATATCGCTGGAAAGTTTCCCGGGAAATGTTTTTTTTGAAGATGTTTGTTCCGTTTCTGATTTTATACCCGGGAAAGTTTCAGTAGAAGCTGGAAAAGCTCAGTTTGAGTATCTTAAATCTGCGGTATCTGCAGTTAAAAGCGGCGGTATAGATGCTATTGTTACTCTTCCTATAAATAAAGAGTCTATAAAGTCTGCTGGTTTCAACTTTCCTGGACATACAGAATACTTCGCATCTGAGTTTAAGATTAAAGATTTTGCCATGATGCTTGCAAATAGTAAGTTGAAAGTTGTTCTTGAAACAACTCATATCCCTCTGAATAAAGTTGCAAACAGGATTTCGTCTGACTCTATTTTTAAAAAGCTTCTTCTTATAGATAGATATTTTCCTGGAGAGAAGATTGCTGTTGCGGGTTTAAATCCTCATGCTGGGGAGAGTGGTTTATTCGGTGATGAAGAGGAAAGAGTGATTAAACCTGCCATAAAGAAAGCCAGAGATTTAGGGCTGAAAGTTTACGGTCCTTTCCCTTCGGATACTGTTTTTAACAGGGCAGTTTCTGGTGAATTTGGTACTGTTCTTTGCATGTATCATGATCAGGGATTGATCCCCGTGAAATTAACAGGCTTTGAAGAAACTGTTAATGTTACTCTTGGACTGCCTTTTGTTAGGACCTCTGTAGGTCATGGCACTGCTTATGATATTGCTGGAAAGGGGATAGCCAGTGTAAAAAGTTTCATTTCAGCTGTTGATCTTGCTGTCAAAATGTTGGGCTAA
- the purT gene encoding formate-dependent phosphoribosylglycinamide formyltransferase, which translates to MIGTPLFESADKILLLGAGELGKELTIEAQRLGIEVIAVDRYQNAPAMQVAHKSYVIDMLDGEAIRAIVERERPELIVPEIEAIHTPTLEELEKENYMVIPTAKATRLTMDREGIRKLAAEKLGLKTAKYTFADSLEELAKAVEYVGLPAVIKPIMSSSGKGQSIIKRKDEIEEAWEYAQTAKRGLGTRVIVEEFIEFDTEITLLTIKAVNGTFFCEPIGHLQVKGDYNESWQPAGISEEAKEKAKEMAKKITDELGGLGVFGVELFIKGDNVIFSEVSPRPHDTGMVTMITQDMSEFELHLRAILGFNLNPPKLLYPAGASKVILSSVEGWNPKYKGVAEAMAMENVKVRLFGKPKATPGRRMGVVLASGSNVEEARELARKAAEKIEVVL; encoded by the coding sequence ATGATAGGAACTCCTCTTTTTGAAAGTGCAGACAAAATTTTACTTCTTGGAGCTGGAGAACTCGGAAAGGAACTAACTATTGAAGCTCAAAGGCTCGGAATAGAAGTTATTGCTGTTGATAGATACCAAAACGCTCCAGCAATGCAGGTTGCCCATAAAAGTTATGTAATTGATATGCTTGATGGTGAAGCCATTAGAGCGATTGTGGAAAGAGAAAGACCAGAACTTATAGTCCCTGAAATAGAAGCTATACATACCCCTACTCTTGAAGAACTTGAAAAAGAAAACTATATGGTAATACCAACAGCAAAAGCAACACGTTTAACAATGGATAGAGAAGGAATAAGAAAACTTGCTGCTGAAAAACTTGGACTAAAAACTGCAAAATATACATTTGCAGACTCTCTTGAAGAACTTGCAAAAGCAGTAGAGTATGTAGGCTTGCCTGCCGTCATAAAGCCGATAATGTCTTCCTCAGGGAAAGGACAAAGTATTATAAAAAGAAAAGATGAGATAGAAGAAGCGTGGGAATACGCTCAAACTGCAAAAAGAGGGCTTGGAACAAGGGTAATAGTTGAAGAGTTTATAGAATTTGACACAGAAATCACTCTTTTAACAATAAAAGCTGTAAATGGAACATTTTTCTGCGAACCAATAGGACATCTTCAGGTAAAAGGAGATTACAACGAAAGCTGGCAGCCTGCAGGAATAAGCGAAGAAGCAAAAGAAAAGGCTAAAGAGATGGCTAAAAAGATAACCGATGAACTTGGTGGACTTGGAGTGTTTGGTGTAGAACTTTTTATAAAAGGAGATAACGTTATCTTCAGCGAAGTTTCACCCCGTCCCCACGATACAGGTATGGTAACAATGATAACCCAAGATATGAGTGAATTTGAACTGCATCTGAGAGCTATTTTAGGGTTCAATCTCAATCCACCAAAACTTCTTTATCCTGCCGGAGCTTCAAAAGTTATACTTTCATCTGTTGAAGGATGGAATCCAAAATATAAAGGAGTAGCAGAAGCGATGGCAATGGAAAATGTTAAAGTAAGACTCTTTGGAAAACCGAAAGCAACACCCGGTAGAAGAATGGGAGTTGTATTAGCATCGGGAAGCAATGTAGAAGAAGCAAGAGAACTGGCTAGAAAAGCAGCAGAAAAGATAGAGGTAGTTTTGTGA
- a CDS encoding metallophosphoesterase family protein: MKIDIISDLHLKEKGEIEAVKGAGEIIVVAGDISNNIEIVASYLNFLSKNYKAVLFTLGNIELWHKNPANQIETLKNSVNKNVYLLNFLRCIKINGKRIVGGLYFSRNFLTPNDKEKIANGDNSFLTKLENTSRINLHKKIKTFNPQIVITHYPPVSTRNIKKLNTTKIDNFNRIWIFGHYHQFTNFFGKDEFNKDTLYICNCSKKPLSIEF; encoded by the coding sequence GTGAAAATAGACATAATTTCGGATCTGCATCTTAAAGAAAAAGGGGAAATAGAAGCAGTAAAAGGTGCGGGAGAAATAATAGTAGTAGCTGGTGACATAAGCAATAACATAGAGATTGTCGCCAGCTACCTGAATTTTCTATCTAAAAACTACAAAGCGGTTCTCTTTACACTTGGGAACATAGAGCTCTGGCATAAAAACCCTGCAAACCAAATTGAAACACTTAAAAACTCTGTTAACAAAAATGTTTATCTCCTTAACTTTTTAAGATGCATCAAAATAAACGGCAAAAGGATAGTCGGAGGGCTATATTTCTCAAGAAACTTTTTAACACCTAACGATAAAGAAAAAATAGCCAACGGAGACAACTCTTTTCTAACAAAACTTGAAAATACATCAAGAATAAACCTTCACAAAAAAATAAAAACCTTTAACCCGCAGATAGTTATAACCCATTATCCACCAGTTTCCACAAGAAACATAAAAAAACTAAATACAACCAAAATTGACAACTTTAACCGTATATGGATTTTCGGTCATTACCACCAATTTACAAATTTCTTTGGCAAAGATGAATTTAACAAAGATACACTTTATATCTGTAACTGCAGTAAAAAGCCTTTAAGTATAGAATTTTAA
- a CDS encoding EAL domain-containing protein: protein MRLKEILLNLNITEDKLNNLQSLKKYIKPEDKEKIINTLLEKIKLLYHKGTNHYYSKSYTDTFKKLLSEFIDSILTGNIKLIELQIKNITNIHHNRKTEKFLEGYLQLIKLILDEIHPPKKEEENFKLFVMILIIILFNFVIEKFKYENSQEIDNITKLHSKSLFFNKFHEIIEKTNTIALIDIKEFKNINIFYGFQTGNTVLSIFSNLLQSYFPNAFITRIQNDEFLLLSEKDCNTVYLNLRNLQNELTKHPPAIPIGKTSENILLTFSASVIDESFCPTGDPDYLLWVLYEGMKKAKKNKNGISILYPKEITKSILDRKLMLDVIDSLKNENIKAGLHGIYHVKDSNKILFKEALARIKVKDTIIDAEKFIKVISKTDIEEKLDRLMVKKILEYIKEKRPDFKISINLSSNFMQDSFSWFLDTLKFFNIDETQIVVELTERDDITEIPRIKDKLSILKRRGISIFIDDFGIKYANYELLRALPVSGIKLEGSIVKNIGNSTLDKHFITYTIKLAKEKKLTLVAEFVENEGIKKTLEKIAEEENFENLYCQGFLFEKVNLI from the coding sequence ATGAGGCTAAAAGAGATACTGCTTAATCTTAACATAACCGAAGACAAACTTAATAACCTTCAAAGTTTAAAAAAATATATAAAACCAGAAGACAAAGAGAAGATTATCAACACACTTTTAGAAAAAATTAAACTTCTATATCACAAAGGGACAAACCATTATTACAGCAAAAGCTATACCGATACATTTAAAAAATTACTCTCAGAATTTATAGACTCCATTTTAACGGGAAACATTAAATTGATTGAACTCCAGATAAAAAATATAACCAACATACACCACAACAGAAAAACAGAAAAGTTTTTAGAAGGGTATCTTCAACTCATAAAACTTATTCTTGATGAAATTCACCCCCCTAAAAAAGAGGAAGAAAACTTTAAACTCTTTGTGATGATACTTATCATAATACTCTTTAACTTCGTAATTGAAAAGTTCAAATATGAAAACTCGCAAGAGATAGACAATATTACAAAACTACACTCCAAAAGTTTATTTTTTAATAAGTTCCACGAAATTATAGAAAAAACTAATACAATAGCTTTAATTGACATTAAAGAATTTAAAAATATAAACATTTTTTACGGATTCCAGACCGGAAACACCGTACTTTCCATCTTTTCAAACTTACTACAATCATACTTTCCAAATGCATTTATAACAAGAATCCAGAATGATGAATTTCTTTTATTATCAGAAAAAGACTGTAATACTGTATATTTAAATTTAAGAAATCTGCAAAATGAACTTACAAAACACCCACCGGCCATTCCAATAGGAAAAACATCTGAAAACATCCTTTTAACATTTTCAGCCTCTGTTATTGATGAAAGTTTCTGTCCTACAGGCGATCCGGATTATCTTTTGTGGGTACTCTACGAAGGAATGAAAAAAGCGAAAAAAAATAAAAATGGCATAAGCATACTATACCCGAAAGAGATAACCAAATCTATTTTAGACAGAAAACTTATGCTAGATGTTATAGACTCTTTAAAAAACGAAAATATAAAAGCAGGACTCCACGGAATTTATCACGTTAAAGATAGCAATAAAATTCTTTTTAAAGAAGCTCTTGCAAGAATCAAAGTAAAAGACACCATAATTGACGCAGAGAAATTCATAAAAGTAATATCAAAAACCGACATAGAAGAGAAACTTGATAGACTTATGGTAAAAAAAATACTGGAATATATAAAAGAGAAACGGCCAGATTTCAAAATTTCCATAAACTTATCCTCAAACTTCATGCAGGATAGTTTCAGCTGGTTTCTGGATACATTAAAATTCTTTAACATAGATGAAACCCAAATAGTCGTTGAATTAACCGAAAGAGATGATATTACAGAAATTCCCCGTATAAAGGATAAACTTTCTATTCTCAAGAGAAGGGGAATATCTATCTTTATAGATGATTTTGGAATAAAATACGCAAACTATGAACTTTTAAGAGCCTTACCTGTATCAGGTATCAAACTTGAAGGAAGCATCGTTAAAAACATAGGAAACAGCACTCTTGATAAACACTTTATAACATATACAATAAAGCTTGCAAAAGAGAAAAAATTAACTCTTGTTGCCGAATTTGTGGAAAATGAAGGAATCAAAAAAACATTAGAAAAAATAGCAGAAGAAGAAAACTTTGAAAATTTATACTGTCAGGGATTCCTGTTTGAGAAAGTAAATCTTATTTGA
- the clpP gene encoding ATP-dependent Clp endopeptidase proteolytic subunit ClpP: MEKTVNQLIPMVIEQTGRGERAYDIYSRLLKDRIIFLGTPIDDNIANLIIAQLLFLEAEDPEKDIYLYINSPGGVVTSGLAIYDTMQYIKPDVCTICLGQAASMGAVLLAAGAPGKRFALPHSRIMIHQPLGGFQGQAKDIEIHAKEILKLKKMLNEILSQHTGQSVRKIEKDTDRDFFMSAEEAREYGLIDKVLYKRGE, encoded by the coding sequence ATGGAAAAAACAGTTAATCAGCTGATTCCGATGGTCATAGAACAAACAGGAAGAGGAGAAAGAGCTTACGATATATACTCAAGACTTTTAAAAGACAGAATAATATTTTTAGGAACACCTATAGATGACAACATAGCAAATCTTATAATAGCACAGCTTCTCTTCCTTGAGGCTGAAGACCCAGAAAAAGACATCTATCTTTACATAAACAGCCCAGGTGGAGTTGTAACATCAGGGCTTGCCATATACGATACGATGCAGTACATTAAACCTGATGTGTGTACAATCTGCCTCGGACAAGCTGCAAGTATGGGAGCAGTTCTTCTTGCTGCCGGAGCGCCGGGAAAAAGATTTGCCCTTCCCCATTCAAGAATCATGATTCACCAACCTCTTGGTGGTTTTCAGGGACAAGCAAAAGACATTGAAATCCATGCAAAAGAGATACTGAAACTAAAGAAAATGCTTAACGAAATCCTTTCACAACATACAGGTCAATCTGTAAGAAAAATAGAAAAAGACACAGACAGAGACTTCTTTATGAGTGCCGAGGAAGCCAGAGAGTACGGCCTTATAGACAAAGTTCTTTACAAAAGAGGAGAATAG